A segment of the Panicum hallii strain FIL2 chromosome 1, PHallii_v3.1, whole genome shotgun sequence genome:
TTTTTCTTTTTAGGAGAGGTATCGTttgccggagggggaggagcagtgCCTACAAGATAGGGCTCGTTCTGTGTTTGACAAGGCAGCGACGAAAGTGGTAAGGGATATGATGTCTAATGCTCGTATACAGTGCGTTTGTTTGTACTACAAGAAAATAAAGCTGCAAGACATGAATAAGAAATTGGGTGCTTCTGAGATATAACTTCGAGAGGATGAGTACCTTGAAGTTGATATTTGcggtttgccttggttgagaaagtgtccggatgcttggcgagcactttgtgcttattgggctttacctagctttgtggaaaaatctagaatgaagagagctaatcgtcaagcaggaccacgggttaTACAAAGATATGGGGCTGATGGACATCTTCGTTTGGCTCGTCAAATGGTACgtgtttattatttcaatttgTTTACTATGTGCTTActtgcaatatcacaatttTTTTCTTTATCAGGAGGCACAATGTGGGGTGGCACCAAGCTATATTGAAACATACATTTGAGGCCACCACAGCCCAGATCCTACACAGCCAGATTTGCTTTGCAGTGACAATGCCACGcagactctggttagtaaaataatatgatttcaattaagcgatgaTTTCAATATAATCTTATTACTGGTTGCCTGAATGGTAGGCGAGATATGGCgatgaaatggtggcacgtcATGGGGAGGAGTATGATTGGAGGACgagtgatgtggatgtcggtgcattatactcaagcgggggagggaagaaacatggcaggtttagcatgttgaatggagttattgatacaagtggtgctttgagtgaggcaaggtgtTCCCAGTCCACTCAGAATTCTCGGGGCTACCAACGGCAAAGTCAAAGAGAAACTGCAATGCAGGAGCAGATAAGGCAGCATGaagaggcgatgcagaggcaagaggagtgggcaaggcaacagcacgagtacatgcaaggttttttcgctcagcatcgacagattcaggtactatgcaagttttatattttttcaaTTCTTTAtgcacttttcattgctataagataTTTAATCTACTTTCGGTTTTTAGGAAATGCTAGCGGCTACTCTTggctcacaatttaatttgccacctcttccttcgcctcctcctccaccgccgaatTTTATACCATTTGTGCGTGTAccgtctccacaagtggtaattatatcgtataactagcaatgctcaaattGTCTTACATATGCGTACTAAATAGATTTAACTTTttctataatcagggttcgacgagtactcatcctcgagaagtttctgccagcccgtccacgccaccatcggcACCGCGTAACATTTCTAGAGGTGACTGCGGTAGCGGACATAACATTacctctcctccttgatttgtgttttcgCGTTGTTGGCTCTTGCACTTGCCATGTAGGACTAGCGGGGGAGCGTGTCGAAAGTTCTTCGGTGGATAACTTGCTTTGGATATGTATGTTATATACGTTAAGTAGGCCTAGCAGGGGAGCGTGTCGAAAGTCCTTCGGTGGATAATTTGCTTTGGATATGTTAGATATGTTATGCTTATGGATATGTATGTTATGTTAAGTAACTGTTTTGAAGGTTATTGACATCATGTGATCTCGTTCTTCAATTATATTTATGGATCTTGATGTATTTCTGAAATCTGATCTGATTGTATGTTGCGAAGGACCTATATAGGCCATCAGGTAGCTGCAGCTGCTGGTTGGAGGTCCcggtattttcgtcggccgcgtagccgacgaaaatatactacattattttcatcggctccttaggccgacgaaaatatatcacagtaatttcgtcggccactggccgatgaaaatacgccatatattttcgtcggcctacggagccgacgaaaatatgtcactcattttcgtcggccctctgagccgacgaaaatacggtattattttcgtcggcctattttcgtcgagtttatttcgtcggcctattttcgtcggggAGCCGACGAAAAcgactattttcgtcggcataaggcctattttcgtcggcttctggCCGACAAAAATGAGCTGTTTTCCTGTAGTGTACGTGCAGTACAGCAGGTGAAATGGCCCTATCCGCAATGAATTTCTCCTTTGAATAATCCACAAATCGCTCGATGGATctgacagatgggcagacaaaATTTTTTGAAACTAGAAAGTAGATAGAGAGTAGAATGGAATGAAGAAATAATTGAATGAAGAGGAGTGTATTCAAAGGACATGCCTTGAAGATTTATACCCCTTCGTAAAAGGGCATGCCTATCTATTAAGTGGTGTCTTTCTTTGAAACGGTGCAAACTAATTGATCACTAATAAATTTAATTCTAACACTCTCCCTTGATCAATTAGCTCCTTGTATGCTTCATGTAATCTTTGTTCAATCATCCTTCATTATTGGATGGAAAAAACTCCTCCAAAAATTCTGTGGGAAAAATTTGAGGAGAAACCAAATTGTATATTGATATGCTATTAAAACTCCTTTAAACCCCAGTGGAAAAATAGGAGAAAATGATATAGCATATATAGATTATTGTCTCACCGCAAACTCATATGAGAAAATCTTGAAAGGAGAAAATCATAAGAAAGTTTGGAGATCAATAATCATGATTTGTGGATCATAATCGAATAGCCTTCCCCAAAACCCAATGGAAAAATATGAGGAGGAATAATATCTTTAATACCCTCTTAAAAATTTTTATAGGGAAAACAGAAGATATGACATCCAATATATCTTGAATATCACCTTTAAAAACTCCGATGGAAAAAATAGGAGATATGACATATTTTCTTGTATTGATATTGCCTCATTAAAACCTTTATGAGAAAACATTATGAGAAAAAACTCATATAGGGAAAAGAGTACATATGAATTTTACAATATGATTTTTGAACACGTTATAACTTAACGAGAGTCACCCCGTAAGCCTTGCAAAATCAAAGTATTTGTATACTGATATACCGATTTTAGAATTACACATGTAgtagtttgtaataactttatGAGTGAATCTCATAAGATTACCTTATCATCTAATTTTGCAAGATGTTTAGTAATATATTTAGTAATACTGCTTTCGGATAACCTTTTATCTGCTAAGCAATATAAGTCATATTATCCTTATAAATAATATAAGTGATTCGAAGGAATCACCATTAATCATTCAGTAAAGTTATGCATATTCATGTAATATTTCGGAATGATAGATGAAGTTATCACTACAATTTATTTTCATAACTCCAATAATTTTTTTTACTACCATAGCATATGTCAACGGTCTGGCAATACGAGGATTAGTTAGCCAGTGTCTTGATATCCCACTTTTGTTACATCTTGATttattcataataaatcaaaaCCTTTTGGTACCATTTGATATCTGTGTATATCCTTCTTGACTCCCACCTATATGGTGTTATTGAGTTGCACTATCTTGAGCTATAACAAAATATCTACAAATGCACTATTAGGTCTGTTGCAATTTGTAGAATACATTAGCGCTTTGATGGCACTAAAGATGTAATCCCACGGTCCTTATAGAAAATGATCCATCTTTAGGATTGACTGACTACAAGTGTTGATGGATATAATATTCCAATATTATTTTAATATTGGTGTATAATATCAATTCTATATTGGTAAACTGATGTTTCTGCTTAAGTTGTAGACTTAAGTATAGTTTGGTTTAACCCAAATTTCATCTCAAAATCCATTGTAAAATGATTGCTTGCTTATTTGTGTGTTGAGATTATAAAATTCATTTCAGAATTTACTTATAGATACACATATGCAATTATAATAATTGGAGTAATCCTTTGAAGATACTCACTTGGTTAGTTGTACCACATCAACTCAACCTTTTCAAGTCCTCATGACTTGAGTTATACACAATATATGTTGTGACTTCAATTTAATTTCGATTCAGAAAATAAAATCCATTGTATATCTAAATCTATCAAATTCGTTTGATGCCAACGATTGAATATGGGAGCACAATTTTTACACATACCATGCAGGTATGTTACTCACTCTCTGCGTGAGACCATGTACTATAAATTCTCGCCATTTCACCACCTTGCTTTCATAAAGAAAGCAATATGAGAAGATATTTCTATCCTGACTAATTCTTCCAATTGAACGAGAACACTTTTCCTTAATTATCACCTTTGATTTGACCGATTTGAGTGTTTGGACACTCTGCCTAGAACTTTTGGTTTGGATCCAGCTGAAGGTGTATGACAATTTTGATAAAGAGTATATGTtgatattttatattttttatatcATTGATTCGATGGAACCAATATATCTTGTGAAATATCTACCCTCTATAACTCTTATCTCAATTCCCACGATGATGGAGTTAGGGTGTTCTATTTATCCAGTTCCTGAATTTATGAGCACAAATATTGGGTTTTTGAATGTTAAACAACATTCATAGGTTTTGGATTTGAATATCTACAAAGTGTCTAACAATATGCATGATGTTGATTCGCATTTACTATCCTGGAGAATGTCTTCCCCATTTCCATGGATGCTTGAAATAAGTTATATCCCTAATCACCATACTTCTCCCCTCTTATTTTGACTTGGAAATTGAGTGATTTCTTAGGTACTTCCACTCTTTCTGGTACATTATCAGTAGGGATCGAATGTGATGATACTTTTGATGAGTAAATGCATGTGGTAGACTGTTTGTAATGTGTTACAAATATAAGATGTTCTGAACTGTAGTTCAGATATTCTTTGGTGCGTACGTGGATCTAAGGGTTAAATTTGTATACCATTCACTTTGAATTCCTGGCATTATATATGTGGTATTTATCTCCCCCTAATGCCAGGAATAGTGTAGTCAGTATACAGGCTATAAATTAATGCTCTATGAGCGATCAAAAGTACTTATGATAGATAATAATACCTTCTTAGAAGAAGATCCTTAATACCATAAACGTATACGATTTATTGCAGCCAATGCCTAGATCTCCATCACCTTGTGTTATAGTTCCAAGTTAAAGACATGTAACTATATTTTGCATCGAATACATCATTAATTAAGTAAAACTTAATTAAGAGAATTCTATTTGTTAAAATACAATTTGTTTAGTAAATTGCAAAATTAACAAGGCTGACGTATTTAAATTTTAGTCTAATAATTAGTGCATAGGAGTAAAAAAATTACTCCGCTAAACAAATTCTTATCCCTCGCTGCTACGGATTTATAATCCAACGGTAGCTGTCGTGGCAAGCGAACTCTACCGCCGTAGAAGCGCTGGCGGGCGAGCATGCCGGATCGTCATCGAGGGCCTCATGCAAGCCATCATCCCGATGCTTGCAACTGGAGCGCGGCTGCGCGGGCTCTGCCTCCATGATGGTGACCCTCCGTGACGGTGACAAAGCAGTTTGGGAGTAAATGAAAGCCAAAGGCTTAATGCAGAATTTAAAGAACCGCCGTGCCGTGGTAACTCACCAAAAGTAAGAACATATTGATTTGCGTCCAATTGAGGCCGATTAGTCCTCAATATCTGTTTGATGAAGATGCTACTGGCTGCTTCCGGCGTCGAGGCCATGTCAAATATGCTACTTGGCCGATTGGCCCTTGCTAGCGACTGGCCGCATTCTCTCCGACGTGTCCTCGCCACATTCTTCCTTCTTGTCTCGCGGTCTCGCTGCTGCCATAGGGGCACGCGCTGGCGGGCGCCACCTGCGCAGCCATTAATGAACAACTGCGGCACGAAGGCTTCCGGCAAGTATCTTGACGTTGTGGCCGTCGGCAGCGTCGTCTGCTCTATTCTTCTTCGATCCAATGCTGATAACGTTTTGAAACTAGAAAGCAAAGAGTAGAATGGAATGAATAATTGATTcattgattgattgattgaatgAAGAGTGTGATTGCATATTTATACATGATGAAGGAGTATGTTCAAAGAATATATCTCTTAGAAATTTATACCCCTTCGTAAAAGGGCATGCCTATCTGCTAAGAGGTATTTATTTACGAACTAATTGACCACTGGTAAACTTAATTCCGACAAAAACCACGATCAGATCAGACAGAGACAGACCTGCGCCACCGTGACCGATGGGCCCCACGAATGCATCAACTACGCTTCCGTCCTATATGATTATCCGCATCCACTCCCCCGTTCCCCGCAGCTCAGTCACCCCGTCGCCCCATACCTTGATCGGATTCGGATCCATGGCCAAGCTCGCCGTCCttcccctcctcctcgccgtgGCGGCCTCCGCCACCACGCTGGCGCACGGCAGCGAGCTCCCGACTCAGATCAAGGTAACCCACCCGCCCGCCTTCGTTCATGGCTTCTTGAGGAGCCAGTCCGTGTTAGTGGATCCGTGATTACTGGAGTAATCCCTAACCCTGTCGCCACAGCTGATCCGAGGCGCGGACGCCGGCGGCGTGTCCGGCGACAGCATGGAGTGCGTGTACACGGTGTTCATCCGGACGGGGTCGATCTGGAAGGCCGGGACGGACTCGAACATCACGCtggagctggcggcggcggacggcaacGGCGTGGGGATCTCGGACCTGCCCTCCTGGGGCGGGCTCATGGGGCAGGGCCACTCCTACTTCGAGCGCGGCAACCTGGACATCTTCAGCGGCCGCGGGCCCTGCATGGCGAAGGCGCCGTGCTGGATGCGGGTGGCCTCCGACGGCACGGGGCCGCACCACGGGTGGTACTGCAACTACGTCGAGGTCACCATCACGGGCCCGCACAAGGGGTGCGCGCAGCAGCTGTTCACCGTCGAGCAGTGGCTCGCCACCGACGCCCCGCCGTACAAGCTCGAGGCCGTCGTCGACCAttgctccgccgccggcgcgggcgccgccgcggcgtgaGTGCGTGACGCGGCCGGCCGAGGAGGGTGCGGTTGGTGGCGCGTCGTAATAAGCTGTGTGGGGCCGTGTCACCTCGTGATTAACGTGCGCCACGACACGATGTAATGGACGATGTGCTTGCTGGGGTCGTGCAGCGAGTTGAATAATCGGGAGCCCTCTCGGGCGAGGGACGATCGATGCGTACTGAGTAGGCTTGGTGGTTTTGTTGATgcttttttgtgtgtgtgtgtgtgtgggatcTTGATACGTGTTTTGATCTTTGAGGAATGGTGATCCGCGTTATCGTGCGTGTTTCTTGCAGCTTGCCGACGATTTTGGATAGCGATCGAAGTTTCGCGACGCCGTGTCTGTATCATGGGCGCCACTATCCTTGATTGTCATCCTAGTAGATGGAGAAATGAGAGCGTGAAGGCTTCTTTCAGTACATCAAAACACAAGGCCAAGGCCCACAGTCTCAGTAATGAGACGAGCCCATTTATTAGATTCGTTAGAGCGGACACAGGGGCCCTAAATGACCTTGGAAGAGGTCCAACCCATACTCACCGATACAAAAACCAAACATAGGCCCAGAATCAGAAGGTGCCTTCATGCGCAGCGGAACGATGGCCCAGCCCAAATGCCTAGTTCTTCGCCGCTCCTCCAAAGGACTTGAACAAATTTCTCCCATCCGAGGCCCGCAAACACAAAGCAAAGCGAAGAAATGGCTAGCGTGCGTGCCTCGCAAAGCAACTCCGCAATGAGTTTTCCATGGCGATGGGAATCTTTCGTGAGTGGACGGTAGGGGCCAGGCAGGCAGGCGCCCCGCCCCCATCCGATCCGAGCTCTCAAGTGCGTCGCCCCTTTCATAATGGCGCGCCCGTTCTTCTTAAATGAGGCACGGCTCCTCTTTAATCTTTCCACGTCGCCTCGCTCTCCCTCCCGTCAATTCAAGGATCAAGCTAGCACCACACACCCAGCCCATCCCTTATCATTGGCACGCGGCTAAACAATTACCACCAGTAGCGACGACGCCATTAGCGTGATGCGTGATGGCTTTTTTTTCCCCCCTGAGGTTGCGATGCATGATGATTTGGTGGCGCTAATCGTACGGGGCGGCCATCACATCATTAGGAGGAGATTAAGAAACGCGGCCTCTGATTTGGACGGATACGTGGGGGGGTGTGCCCATCATCATATCCTCGCTGCTGCGGTGAGTTTGGCTTTTGAAGCTTCATGGGCAAGATGCGGCAATCATAAGCATCGTTTCTCTATTCTtcatcaaaagaaaaaaaaaggggggAATGGCTCGCCGCATGGCCATTATGTGGTtcggcgccgcgccgccggccaccacccccgccgccgTAACGCCGCGCGCTCGGACGTGCCGTGACTGTCACGAGGTACCGGGCGGCGCAAGTTACGGCACACGCATTTCATTGGCCCGGACCACACGGTATGAACAAGCAACTAGTAGTAGTCTTGCGACTGTATGTACTGGCCACAGGCACAGCATTGCCAATTTGCCACAGCATGTAGAAGCTGGCTGGTCACATACTGAGAAATCAAGATGGTCCTAGATCTACTTTGCACCAGGATCTAGGGTACCGTCAGTACTGCTACCCTACCATGGAAAGGAGGACATCCGTCTCCAACTGCAGTCTTGCAGAGGCTGCATGGTTTTCTCACTTGTACGAGCGACAGTTTAAGATGTCTATGTTGCTTGCTGAATTGACTTCGAGATTTTAGCTAGAGCCCTGCCATGCGAGGCACGGTAGTGGACCATGGTCCCAATGCGCAACGAATCCCAAAGCCGTTTCAGCCGCAAGCGGCTGTTTTTTCAAGTGGTTTCGTATGCCCCCCTCCTTACTTTTCATAGTGTTTCTCTAGTGCCTCTCCCTAATATTGCCGAGGCTTGTCCAGGAGAAGAGGATCGCAGATCGCGCAGGACAAGTCTCATGGCACGAATCTAGGCAAAGATCATGCACGGCGGAAGGGTGGAATTTACTAGCCCAGACGCGTGCCAGCCAGCCTCACATTGGCTCGCTCTGCACGGATACGTCTCATGGATGGACTACACCAAAACCGTGCGCATTTGCCTAAACTTGGCTGATTGCCTTCTTTCATAATGATGCACTTCAGCACTAGGGCATTGAGTGATTCTCTCCTGCATACTATGCAACAATACAAAAGTAGTCTTTTGATTGGATCAGCCTAAGCTAAAGCTGCTGGATGATCATTTGAACTACCtacctttcttttttttgaaaaaaatgtAAACTATCTACTACTATCTTCAAAGAAAACCCAGTAGTAGATTACTACTATAGATAAAAAAGGGTGAGGACCACATAAAGGCCCCAATCTCATGCCCGTGATCAACTACCTCAATTAGTCCCCCAAATCCGAATAATCTAGCCTAAACACTACACCAACACATGAACACACCACGCTGATGATCTCACTGCAGACGTGTACAACCCAGCATCCTACTGCTCACTAATTCACTACCAGCATGGCAACCAGCACGCGCAGCATTTTTGTCGACACGTCGGCATCACGACGATACCGTGCAGCTGGGAGGTAGTCAGTAGTGCATGTTGGCTTAAGCTTTTCCTGCATGATGATGCTTGGTTTTTTCTAAGCGCAGGCACCAACTGAAAGCTGGACGCCGCCTGCTTTTTTAACTAACACCTATAAACAGATCACCACTCGCTCCGATCGCTCCACAGAGCATCATGCTTCACAGGAGGAGCCGCACGCTGGGGGGGAGCTCCGACCGAGCGGCACGCCGGGCTGTCGCGGCGATGAAGGGCGGGAGGGGCAGCAATGGCGCCGCCACCGACCTGCTCGTCTTCTTCCCATCGCGGGCGCACCTCGCCCTCATGCCCCCCAAGGCCATCTGCAGCCCGTCGCGGCCGTCCGCGTCGGAGCCGGCCAAGCGCCGGCACAGCACCAGCCGGGCGGGGCCGGCGCCGCCCAGCGGGCTCTACAAGTCGGCCACGGCCAggaacccgagccgccgcgccgccgcggatgcCCCCGTGGACGAGGAGCCGTCGTCGCCCAAGGTGACGTGCGTGGGGCAGATCAAGGCCCGCCCGGCCAAGCCCAAAGGCCTCGGCGACGGTGGGAAGAAGACCAAGAAGGCCACGTGGCTGCAGGCGCTGGGGATCAAGAAGGAAGCCATGGCGCTCTTGGACGCCCTGCACGGCGCCTTCCGGTTCAACGTCGCCGGCTGCTTCGGCAGCTTCCCCGGCGCCGTGGGCGTCGGGTACACATCCGGGGAGGATGACGACGAGGAGGAAGGTGAGGAGCGCGCCGAGAACGAAACAGAGCACGGCGCGGCATTGGCCAGGTGGTTCATGGTG
Coding sequences within it:
- the LOC112903605 gene encoding uncharacterized protein LOC112903605, translating into MLHRRSRTLGGSSDRAARRAVAAMKGGRGSNGAATDLLVFFPSRAHLALMPPKAICSPSRPSASEPAKRRHSTSRAGPAPPSGLYKSATARNPSRRAAADAPVDEEPSSPKVTCVGQIKARPAKPKGLGDGGKKTKKATWLQALGIKKEAMALLDALHGAFRFNVAGCFGSFPGAVGVGYTSGEDDDEEEGEERAENETEHGAALARWFMVLEEGNKVPAKKFQGQEPQQNQEEGKEEDAAPPANALMLMRCRSAPAKGLARRLEAEDSEDVKIAKKTPEEEKEKESLVLMTYSPDFFKVSLDIAKETWIVGSDDAVLRCRSWKR
- the LOC112893825 gene encoding PLAT domain-containing protein 3-like gives rise to the protein MAKLAVLPLLLAVAASATTLAHGSELPTQIKLIRGADAGGVSGDSMECVYTVFIRTGSIWKAGTDSNITLELAAADGNGVGISDLPSWGGLMGQGHSYFERGNLDIFSGRGPCMAKAPCWMRVASDGTGPHHGWYCNYVEVTITGPHKGCAQQLFTVEQWLATDAPPYKLEAVVDHCSAAGAGAAAA